A portion of the Kribbella jejuensis genome contains these proteins:
- a CDS encoding MFS transporter: MSATQTTHYRSRFADPEEPAPAAPPAAAAGNPELSHREILEILAGLLAALFTAVLSSTIVSNALPTIIADLEGTQTQYTWVVTASLLAMTVSTPVWGKLSDLISKKLLVQLAIVTFVIGSMLAGASQNVPFLIGARVLQGLAMGGLMALAQAIVGAAIPPRSRGRYSGYMGAVMALATVSGPLVGGVIVDTSWLGWRWCFYVCVPLAVVSLIVLQKFLHLPVVKRRVRMDYLGAILIAGAASLPLIWVSFAGEHFPWWSWQTGAYLGGTAVLAILAVVVETRAAEPLVPVRVVRERTTALAILASLSVGLAMFGSAVFLGQYFQVARGYSATEAGLLTIPMMFGSFLGSVGSGQLITRFGKWKRYLVIGGLFLTAGLGVLGTIDHESPYWYVGLGMLGMGIGMGMTMQNLVLAVQNTVDVSEVGAASATVTFFRSLGGAVGVSVLGAVLATRVTDLITEHLRALGPAAVAAAQGGSGSVLDVNALPAPVQEIVRHAYGDATGRIFIIAAGAAVVSLLAMLFIREVPLRRTVAIGASEEASSEGPVRETVPDDPAERAAVIALDVITSAERTAREREREASERVQAAANTIRQMRTDVADLFTRVDQQIAELESSLPVAEIPQPVATILDAQRPAGELVDELRRYELSVLSASQRTADHLRETARNDAEAVRSTAQADAENFRTAARTEAENLLAEARAEEQEIRSRIAELEAVERRLLGTIRDNLSDTPAPPAAPAPSAHPDGRPAHAPSTHQTHAPTHTTGNGYPEEHQHRQPFG, encoded by the coding sequence ATGTCTGCCACCCAGACCACGCACTACCGCTCCAGGTTCGCCGATCCGGAGGAGCCTGCACCGGCCGCGCCACCGGCTGCCGCGGCCGGCAATCCCGAGCTCTCGCACCGGGAGATCCTGGAGATCCTCGCCGGGCTGCTCGCGGCGCTGTTCACCGCGGTGCTCAGCTCGACGATCGTCAGCAATGCGCTGCCGACGATCATCGCGGACCTGGAAGGAACCCAGACGCAGTACACCTGGGTCGTCACCGCCAGCCTGCTCGCGATGACCGTCTCCACGCCGGTGTGGGGCAAGCTGTCCGACCTGATCAGCAAGAAGCTGCTGGTCCAGCTCGCGATCGTCACGTTCGTGATCGGCTCGATGCTGGCCGGCGCCTCGCAGAACGTACCGTTCCTGATCGGCGCCCGGGTCCTGCAGGGCCTCGCGATGGGCGGGCTGATGGCGCTCGCGCAGGCGATCGTCGGTGCGGCGATCCCGCCCCGCTCACGCGGCCGGTACTCCGGCTACATGGGCGCGGTGATGGCGCTGGCCACGGTGAGTGGTCCGCTCGTCGGCGGTGTCATCGTCGACACCTCGTGGCTGGGGTGGCGCTGGTGTTTCTACGTCTGCGTACCGCTCGCCGTGGTGTCGCTGATCGTGCTGCAGAAGTTCCTGCACCTGCCGGTCGTGAAGCGGCGCGTCCGGATGGACTACCTCGGAGCGATCCTGATCGCGGGCGCGGCCAGCCTGCCGCTGATCTGGGTGTCGTTCGCGGGCGAGCACTTCCCGTGGTGGTCGTGGCAGACCGGTGCGTACCTCGGCGGTACGGCGGTGCTCGCGATCCTGGCCGTCGTCGTCGAGACGCGCGCGGCCGAGCCACTGGTACCGGTACGGGTCGTGCGCGAGCGGACGACAGCGCTGGCGATCCTCGCGAGCCTCTCGGTGGGACTCGCGATGTTCGGCAGCGCGGTGTTCCTCGGCCAGTACTTCCAGGTCGCCCGCGGGTACAGCGCGACCGAAGCGGGGTTGCTGACGATCCCGATGATGTTCGGGTCGTTCCTCGGGTCGGTGGGGTCGGGTCAGCTGATCACCCGGTTCGGGAAGTGGAAGCGGTACCTGGTCATCGGCGGGCTGTTCCTGACCGCGGGCCTCGGCGTACTCGGCACGATCGACCACGAGTCGCCGTACTGGTACGTCGGGCTGGGGATGCTCGGGATGGGCATCGGCATGGGCATGACGATGCAGAACCTGGTACTCGCGGTGCAGAACACCGTCGACGTCAGCGAGGTCGGGGCGGCCTCGGCGACGGTCACGTTCTTCCGCAGCCTGGGTGGTGCGGTCGGGGTGTCGGTGCTCGGCGCGGTCCTGGCGACACGGGTGACCGACCTGATCACCGAGCACCTTCGCGCCCTCGGCCCGGCCGCTGTCGCCGCTGCCCAGGGCGGGTCGGGCAGCGTCCTCGACGTGAACGCGCTGCCGGCTCCGGTGCAGGAGATCGTGCGGCACGCGTACGGCGACGCCACCGGACGGATCTTCATCATCGCCGCCGGCGCCGCCGTGGTCAGCCTGCTCGCTATGTTGTTCATCCGTGAGGTCCCGCTGCGCCGTACGGTCGCGATAGGGGCATCGGAGGAAGCCTCGTCGGAGGGGCCGGTGCGCGAAACCGTTCCGGACGACCCTGCTGAGCGGGCGGCCGTGATCGCGCTGGACGTGATCACGTCGGCCGAACGTACGGCCCGGGAACGTGAGCGCGAGGCCAGCGAGCGGGTACAGGCCGCGGCGAACACGATCCGGCAGATGCGGACCGACGTCGCGGACCTGTTCACCCGGGTCGACCAGCAGATCGCGGAGCTCGAGAGCAGCCTGCCTGTTGCGGAGATCCCGCAGCCGGTCGCCACGATCCTGGACGCGCAGCGCCCGGCGGGTGAGCTGGTCGACGAGCTGCGCAGGTACGAACTGAGCGTCCTCAGTGCCAGCCAACGCACAGCCGACCACCTCCGCGAAACGGCACGCAACGACGCCGAGGCCGTCCGCTCGACTGCCCAGGCCGACGCCGAGAACTTCCGTACGGCAGCCCGCACCGAGGCCGAGAACCTGCTGGCCGAGGCTCGCGCCGAGGAACAGGAGATCCGCAGCCGCATCGCCGAGCTCGAAGCCGTCGAACGCCGCCTGCTCGGCACCATCCGCGACAACCTCTCCGACACTCCCGCTCCGCCTGCCGCTCCGGCGCCATCGGCCCACCCGGACGGGCGGCCCGCGCACGCACCCAGCACCCACCAGACCCATGCCCCCACCCACACCACCGGCAACGGTTACCCGGAAGAACACCAGCACCGCCAGCCCTTCGGCTGA
- a CDS encoding SWIM zinc finger family protein, translating into MGSWDVEQVLGLASDPASAKAGQGLARPEKWSSTGATDRALWGLCQGSGKQPYQTAVELAGPAYKCSCPSRKFPCKHALGLMVLWARDGVPAGEEPEWVSGWIDQRAARTERKPGEVVDPVAAQERAARRADRVSAGLAELAGWLDDQVRQGLGAFDQRAYGELNRLAARMVDAQAPGVAGAVRRAANVVGRGHGWPGELLEELSLIHLIVSAHAHLPDLPPSLADTVQTRIGWPTETARVLANGEKLHDDWLMLGRVVEPDDRLTVRRVWLRGATTGRIGLILTFAAAGRPLDPLPARPGEYVPGDLSFYPGALPMRALLTQTDPRTPAPRPTGRTVRQALASYVEALAADPWNERWPLVLQDVRPARHGEGWALVDEAGDGLEIQAGWDPLKLLAVSAGDPITVAAEWNRAGLRPMTCWHLDRPVTL; encoded by the coding sequence GTGGGTTCGTGGGACGTGGAACAGGTGCTTGGTCTGGCGTCTGATCCTGCGTCCGCGAAGGCCGGTCAGGGGCTGGCCCGCCCGGAGAAGTGGTCGTCCACCGGCGCGACCGACCGCGCCCTGTGGGGCCTGTGTCAGGGCAGCGGCAAACAGCCGTACCAAACAGCGGTCGAACTGGCCGGACCGGCGTACAAGTGTTCTTGTCCTTCGCGGAAGTTCCCGTGCAAGCATGCGCTCGGGTTGATGGTGTTGTGGGCGCGGGACGGGGTGCCGGCGGGGGAAGAGCCGGAGTGGGTGTCGGGGTGGATCGATCAGCGGGCGGCGCGGACGGAGCGGAAGCCGGGCGAGGTGGTGGATCCGGTGGCGGCGCAGGAGCGGGCGGCGCGGCGAGCGGATCGGGTTTCGGCGGGGCTGGCGGAGTTGGCGGGGTGGTTGGACGACCAGGTGCGCCAAGGGCTCGGCGCGTTCGACCAGCGCGCGTACGGCGAACTGAACCGGCTCGCCGCGCGCATGGTCGACGCACAGGCCCCCGGCGTGGCAGGCGCCGTACGCCGAGCGGCAAACGTCGTCGGACGCGGCCACGGCTGGCCGGGTGAACTACTCGAGGAGCTCTCGCTCATCCACCTGATCGTCTCGGCGCACGCGCACCTGCCCGACCTGCCACCGTCTCTCGCCGACACCGTGCAGACCCGCATCGGCTGGCCGACCGAAACCGCCCGGGTACTCGCGAACGGCGAGAAACTCCACGACGACTGGCTGATGCTCGGCCGCGTCGTCGAACCCGACGACCGGCTCACCGTCCGCCGCGTATGGTTGCGCGGAGCAACTACCGGGCGGATCGGGCTGATCCTCACCTTCGCCGCCGCCGGTCGCCCGCTCGACCCGCTCCCGGCCCGCCCCGGCGAGTACGTCCCCGGCGACCTCTCGTTCTACCCCGGCGCGCTCCCGATGCGCGCGCTCCTCACCCAGACCGATCCGCGGACCCCGGCCCCGCGCCCTACCGGTCGCACCGTCCGCCAGGCGTTGGCGTCGTACGTCGAAGCCCTCGCCGCCGATCCGTGGAACGAACGCTGGCCGCTCGTCCTGCAAGACGTCCGCCCCGCGCGCCACGGCGAGGGCTGGGCGCTGGTGGACGAAGCCGGCGACGGACTGGAGATCCAGGCCGGCTGGGATCCGCTGAAACTGCTCGCGGTGTCCGCCGGCGACCCGATCACCGTCGCCGCCGAGTGGAACCGCGCCGGCCTGCGGCCGATGACCTGCTGGCATCTCGACCGGCCGGTGACGCTGTGA
- a CDS encoding DUF5691 domain-containing protein — MKGWDGLVSSMLLGTDRRPADFDELPEPVRERLGDGGLLDAAALATLYKRAGRKPLRDLKPLEAAGGEDRPLPRSGAVRRLAAMLGGFQTAALGEWLRTADANGWGVPPEQLPALADFARNRPEYRPLVIAAAGRRARWLAELNPEWRFLYAADVESNDPELWTHGNAVQRRTWLRALRWRDPAAAREALAEVWPSESALTRTEFLGLFAEELSAADEEFLEAALDDRSREVRRVAARLLARLPGSQYGVRMAARLHAHLTATQGVLAVELPRTLTQSMERDGIDSQNPEGIGKRAWWFHQIVANTPLSEMDLTWLQLPVEGCAPELLQSAWTEATIREGAAQWARELLVANADTGSRNPAELLRLLPREEWAQAVEALRSTVDVTELVGGLTVPWPPALGAMILDQLAKVGTNRAWARLASIAARAVPPDVLDHPITREPTGDEDTWRRRLVETLAFRREMYEELT; from the coding sequence GTGAAGGGCTGGGACGGGCTGGTCAGCTCGATGCTGCTGGGCACGGACCGGCGCCCGGCGGACTTCGACGAGCTGCCGGAGCCGGTACGCGAACGCTTGGGCGACGGTGGTCTGCTCGATGCAGCCGCGCTCGCGACCCTGTACAAGCGGGCGGGGCGGAAACCGCTGCGCGACCTCAAGCCCTTGGAGGCGGCGGGTGGCGAGGACCGGCCGTTGCCGCGGTCCGGGGCGGTGCGGCGGTTGGCGGCGATGCTCGGCGGGTTCCAGACCGCGGCGCTGGGCGAATGGTTGCGGACGGCCGACGCGAACGGGTGGGGCGTACCGCCGGAGCAGTTGCCGGCGCTGGCGGACTTTGCGCGCAACAGGCCCGAGTACCGTCCGCTGGTGATCGCGGCGGCCGGCCGGCGGGCGCGCTGGTTGGCGGAACTGAACCCGGAGTGGCGGTTCCTGTACGCGGCGGATGTCGAGAGCAACGATCCGGAGTTGTGGACGCACGGCAACGCGGTCCAGCGGCGTACCTGGTTGCGCGCGTTGCGTTGGCGGGATCCGGCGGCTGCGCGCGAGGCGCTCGCCGAGGTGTGGCCGAGCGAGTCGGCGCTGACGCGGACCGAGTTCCTCGGGTTGTTCGCCGAGGAGCTATCGGCGGCGGACGAGGAGTTCCTGGAGGCGGCGCTCGACGATCGGTCGCGGGAGGTACGCCGGGTCGCGGCGCGGCTGCTCGCGCGGTTGCCGGGGTCGCAGTACGGCGTACGGATGGCGGCTCGTTTGCATGCGCATCTCACGGCGACGCAGGGTGTGCTGGCGGTGGAGCTGCCGCGGACGCTGACGCAGTCGATGGAGCGCGACGGCATCGACTCCCAGAACCCGGAAGGCATTGGCAAACGGGCCTGGTGGTTCCACCAGATCGTTGCCAACACACCCCTTTCGGAGATGGATCTCACCTGGCTGCAACTGCCGGTCGAGGGTTGCGCCCCTGAGTTACTGCAGTCAGCCTGGACCGAAGCCACAATCCGCGAAGGCGCGGCGCAGTGGGCGCGGGAGCTGTTGGTGGCGAATGCCGACACGGGGAGTAGGAATCCGGCTGAGCTCCTGCGGCTGCTGCCGCGGGAGGAGTGGGCGCAGGCCGTCGAGGCGTTGCGGAGCACCGTGGATGTGACGGAGTTGGTGGGCGGATTGACGGTGCCGTGGCCGCCGGCGCTCGGCGCGATGATTCTTGACCAGCTGGCAAAGGTCGGCACCAACCGGGCCTGGGCGCGGCTTGCGAGTATTGCCGCGCGGGCCGTACCACCCGACGTACTCGACCATCCGATCACCCGCGAACCCACCGGCGACGAGGACACCTGGCGCCGCCGCCTCGTGGAAACCCTGGCCTTCCGCCGTGAAATGTACGAGGAGCTGACATGA